A part of Diachasmimorpha longicaudata isolate KC_UGA_2023 chromosome 11, iyDiaLong2, whole genome shotgun sequence genomic DNA contains:
- the LOC135167618 gene encoding PP2C-like domain-containing protein CG9801 isoform X1, which yields MPSLRKKVVGFMRQLSISNLTAAVESIGQGEGSLHPSRAPPTDILGGCFITRYLNGLDQKTEGPVILHGRNPEELPSKALGKLDSDEDVFAALTGPDRGLTTVNLRQRHLSISDPDVDYIDILEQNDPQTTVNTSMDCIFSVAHDRWLVIRTKETSLFPIDNSGVKIRAAGKLYEPDRKYTMNMSETTGINKNYSVKFMDEHIHHDYLSTNVMSEPARGSVAFDTNCVNANVPPGDFFIGHDDPLEGSSDSLNDNSEEDKIDLVLRTASDDTLDNMDEADSDNDIIPPPSDFANEMIPLRKSKSAPAPFKKAQQALVSSPEVAGVANWFSPHDMAYGIATTLYEKNPTNNITNGEPIADCFAVAARPNAAVLTLADGVNWGPKASIAARSAVHGSMDYLNKALFSSPLNSGITTTRDVFIALLRSFHAAHALILQEQGMLTTLTVCAVLPLPNPQGSNVRPKKFVACTCNVGDSLAYVYSKKTGVREITRGSHDIHCMRDMRDALGALGPVDGCNPELNNLTLAMTEIEQGDIVFLTSDGISDNFDPVVGKFAILPSGPISARTAKPDGRQTKNYKKPDHIRRTNSAGHADGADLPVVEAYQRHELTLLRMEDLLRRGVSGDGPACQSAKKLCELVLDFAVRITAAKRRILEDADLYYSQSKDGQLVQLSKLEQRSRRKKMLDKMSMVPGKLDHATVVAYVVGSYDTPEGDL from the exons ATGCCCAGCTTGAGGAAAAAGGTTGTGGGCTTCATGCGTCAGCTCTCGATCAGCAATTTAACAGCAGCTGTTGAAAGTATTGGACAGGGGGAAGGCTCACTACATCCATCAAGAGCACCACCAACTGATATCCTTGGAGGATGCTTCATTACGAGAtatttaaatgg ACTGGATCAGAAAACCGAAGGACCTGTCATTCTCCATGGGAGAAACCCGGAAGAACTGCCCTCGAAAGCTCTGGGTAAATTGGACAGCGATGAAGACGTGTTCGCAGCTCTAACCGGCCCTGATCGTGGTCTGACAACGGTAAATCTCAGGCAGAGACACTTGAGTATCAGTGATCCAGATGTTGATTATATTGACATACTGGAGCAGAACGATCCACAGACAACTG TTAACACCTCGATGGATTGTATATTTTCCGTGGCGCATGATCGTTGGTTAGTCATACGCACAAAAGAAACGTCACTGTTTCCAATAGACAACAGTGGAGTTAAAATACGCGCAGCTGGAAAATTGTACGAGCCAGATCGCAAGTACACGATGAATATGAGTGAAACAACaggaattaataaaaactacAGCGTTAAATTTATGGATGAACATATTCACCATGACTATCTATCCACCAACGTGATGAGTGAGCCTGCCAGAGGAAGCGTTGCATTCGATACCAATTGTGTCAATGCTAACGTTCCCCCAGGTGATTTCTTCATTGGTCACGACGATCCACTTGAGGGTTCCAGTGACAGTCTCAACGATAATTCGGAGGAGGATAAGATTGATCTCGTGCTTAGGACAGCTTCTGACGATACTCTCGATAATATGGATGAGGCTGACTCGGATAACGATATCATACCACCTCCTTCTGACTTTGCCAATGAAATGATTCCCCTCAGGAAATCCAAGAGTGCCCCAGCACCCTTCAAAAAGGCCCAGCAAG caTTAGTTAGCAGTCCAGAAGTAGCGGGAGTAGCAAACTGGTTTTCACCTCACGACATGGCCTACGGAATAGCGACAACtctatatgaaaaaaatccgaCAAACAATATTACCAATGGTGAGCCTATTGCTGACTGTTTCGCTGTTGCTGCCAGGCCAAATGCGGCTGTATTAACACTTGCTGATGGTGTGAATTGGG GTCCTAAAGCGAGCATTGCTGCTCGTTCAGCTGTGCATGGTAGCATGGACTACCTCAACAAAGCACTATTTTCATCACCATTAAATAGTGGTATTACGACAACACGTGACGTATTCATCGCACTGTTGCGCTCATTTCATGCTGCTCATGCTTTGATTCTCCAAGAACAGGGAATGCTCACGACTTTAACTGTTTGCGCAGTACTGCCACTGCCAAATCCACAGGGATCAAACGTCAGGCCCAAGAAATTCGTCGCCTGCACTTGCAATGTTGGCGATAGTCTCGCTTATGTTTATTCCAA GAAGACTGGAGTCCGAGAGATAACTCGAGGTTCTCACGATATTCATTGCATGAGAGATATGCGTGATGCGCTTGGAGCACTCGGTCCCGTCGATGGTTGTAATCCGGAATTGAATAATCTCACTCTTGCCATGACAGAAATCGAGCAAGGGGACATTGTGTTCCTAACTAGCGATGGAATTTCTGATAACTTTGATCCggttgttggaaaatttgctATTCTTCCAAGTGGGCCCATTTCCGCCCGCACCGCCAAGCCTGATGGCAGGCAaactaaaaattacaaaaaaccCGATCACATCAGGAGGACCAACTCAGCTGGGCATGCCGATGGGGCTGATCTACCTGTTGTTGAGGCCTATCAACGACATGAATTGACTCTACTCAGGATGGAGGATCTATTGAGAAGGGGAGTCTCTGGTGACGGCCCGGCATGTCAAAGTGCCAAAAAACTGTGCGAACTTGTGCTTGATTTCGCG GTTCGCATAACAGCTGCAAAAAGACGAATTCTCGAGGATGCAGACCTGTACTATTCTCAATCGAAAGACGGTCAACTAGTGCAGCTCTCAAAACTCGAGCAGCGTTCACGAAGGAAGAAGATGCTTGACAAAATGTCAATGGTCCCTGGGAAGTTGGATCACGCTACAGTCGTTGCTTACGTCGTAGGCTCCTACGACACCCCTGAGGGCGACCTTTAG
- the LOC135167624 gene encoding uncharacterized protein LOC135167624 isoform X1, with amino-acid sequence MKKKFAPGLTFIEVSTARVIHLSGMANSSRRLVSMRYPRFLGFTAFVAIIALGAATETPCQDEGDCPPHQFCYDVSNICVYYTNCSQYNREEGVEKAQNPSQCGKCLEGYVSNTVASGEEEPVCKSKVQLPVDPPMIDYYPQWSIYTGIVMLCATFIGFPIYCLKRRATGGYKKWFKTVGAWRFTPSAPPQENVFFTAYHLQQRFYSDEDPPIYSTVIGSNNNNNNVKDRLVNAMPTTPPSWVRVDPRYDEEDGNVITSGSSSIPTAIEVEDEETTPSSWTPESLAVQVPSRPFLQFAPEQRDNVLNTVLVRGDCGSNSRPQDATPEPSSEPRDRGRGGNTYQGPNVQINQTITLNMVKSDN; translated from the exons atgaaaaaaaaattcgcgcCTGGTCTGACATTCATAGAAGTTTCTACTGCAAGGGTGATCCATTTGTCAGGGATGGCGAATAGTTCGAGGAGACTTGTATCG ATGAGGTATCCAAGATTTCTTGGATTTACTGCGTTTGTGGCGATAATCGCTCTg GGAGCTGCGACGGAGACTCCGTGCCAAGACGAGGGGGACTGTCCCCCACATCAGTTCTGTTACGATGTTTCAAACATATGTGTGTACTACACAAACTGTAGTCAGTACAACCGTGAGGAGGGTGTCGAGAAGGCGCAGAATCCCTCACAGTGTGGAAAATGTCTGGAagg ATATGTCAGTAATACTGTGGCGAGTGGAGAAGAGGAACCTGTATGCAAAAGCAAGGTTCAACTCCCAGTGGATCCTCCAA TGATTGATTATTATCCTCAATGGAGCATTTATACAGGAATTGTAATGTTATGTGCAACATTCATAGGATTTCCCATCTATTGTTTGAAAAGAC gtgcgaccggTGGATACAAGAAGTGGTTTAAGACAGTTGGAGCCTGGAGATTCACGCCGAGTGCGCCTCCCCAAGAGAATG TTTTTTTTACAGCGTATCACCTGCAACAACGCTTCTACAGTGATGAGGACCCTCCGATCTATTCTACCGTAATTGGCAGTAATAATAACAACAACAATGTGAAGGACCGACTGGTGAACGCGATGCCAACGACGCCTCCTTCCTGGGTGCGCGTGGACCCACGTTATGACGAGGAAGACGGTAATGTGATTACATCAGGGTCCTCATCAATACCCACCGCGATTGAAGTTGAAGATGAGGAAACAACCCCCAGTTCTTGGACCCCCGA aagCTTAGCAGTACAAGTGCCATCAAGACCATTTCTTCAGTTCGCTCCAGAGCAGAGAGACAATGTTCTAAATACTGTACTGGTTCGAGGTGATTGTGGCTCAAATTCACGTCCTCAAGATGCAACGCCTGAACCCTCCTCAGAACCTCGAGACAGAGGACGAGGAGGCAATACTTATCAGGGGCCCAACGTTCAAATCAACCAGACAATCACCCTCAACATGGTCAAAAGTGATAATTAG
- the LOC135167618 gene encoding PP2C-like domain-containing protein CG9801 isoform X2 codes for MPSLRKKVVGFMRQLSISNLTAAVESIGQGEGSLHPSRAPPTDILGGCFITRYLNGLDQKTEGPVILHGRNPEELPSKALGKLDSDEDVFAALTGPDRGLTTVNLRQRHLSISDPDVDYIDILEQNDPQTTVIRTKETSLFPIDNSGVKIRAAGKLYEPDRKYTMNMSETTGINKNYSVKFMDEHIHHDYLSTNVMSEPARGSVAFDTNCVNANVPPGDFFIGHDDPLEGSSDSLNDNSEEDKIDLVLRTASDDTLDNMDEADSDNDIIPPPSDFANEMIPLRKSKSAPAPFKKAQQALVSSPEVAGVANWFSPHDMAYGIATTLYEKNPTNNITNGEPIADCFAVAARPNAAVLTLADGVNWGPKASIAARSAVHGSMDYLNKALFSSPLNSGITTTRDVFIALLRSFHAAHALILQEQGMLTTLTVCAVLPLPNPQGSNVRPKKFVACTCNVGDSLAYVYSKKTGVREITRGSHDIHCMRDMRDALGALGPVDGCNPELNNLTLAMTEIEQGDIVFLTSDGISDNFDPVVGKFAILPSGPISARTAKPDGRQTKNYKKPDHIRRTNSAGHADGADLPVVEAYQRHELTLLRMEDLLRRGVSGDGPACQSAKKLCELVLDFAVRITAAKRRILEDADLYYSQSKDGQLVQLSKLEQRSRRKKMLDKMSMVPGKLDHATVVAYVVGSYDTPEGDL; via the exons ATGCCCAGCTTGAGGAAAAAGGTTGTGGGCTTCATGCGTCAGCTCTCGATCAGCAATTTAACAGCAGCTGTTGAAAGTATTGGACAGGGGGAAGGCTCACTACATCCATCAAGAGCACCACCAACTGATATCCTTGGAGGATGCTTCATTACGAGAtatttaaatgg ACTGGATCAGAAAACCGAAGGACCTGTCATTCTCCATGGGAGAAACCCGGAAGAACTGCCCTCGAAAGCTCTGGGTAAATTGGACAGCGATGAAGACGTGTTCGCAGCTCTAACCGGCCCTGATCGTGGTCTGACAACGGTAAATCTCAGGCAGAGACACTTGAGTATCAGTGATCCAGATGTTGATTATATTGACATACTGGAGCAGAACGATCCACAGACAACTG TCATACGCACAAAAGAAACGTCACTGTTTCCAATAGACAACAGTGGAGTTAAAATACGCGCAGCTGGAAAATTGTACGAGCCAGATCGCAAGTACACGATGAATATGAGTGAAACAACaggaattaataaaaactacAGCGTTAAATTTATGGATGAACATATTCACCATGACTATCTATCCACCAACGTGATGAGTGAGCCTGCCAGAGGAAGCGTTGCATTCGATACCAATTGTGTCAATGCTAACGTTCCCCCAGGTGATTTCTTCATTGGTCACGACGATCCACTTGAGGGTTCCAGTGACAGTCTCAACGATAATTCGGAGGAGGATAAGATTGATCTCGTGCTTAGGACAGCTTCTGACGATACTCTCGATAATATGGATGAGGCTGACTCGGATAACGATATCATACCACCTCCTTCTGACTTTGCCAATGAAATGATTCCCCTCAGGAAATCCAAGAGTGCCCCAGCACCCTTCAAAAAGGCCCAGCAAG caTTAGTTAGCAGTCCAGAAGTAGCGGGAGTAGCAAACTGGTTTTCACCTCACGACATGGCCTACGGAATAGCGACAACtctatatgaaaaaaatccgaCAAACAATATTACCAATGGTGAGCCTATTGCTGACTGTTTCGCTGTTGCTGCCAGGCCAAATGCGGCTGTATTAACACTTGCTGATGGTGTGAATTGGG GTCCTAAAGCGAGCATTGCTGCTCGTTCAGCTGTGCATGGTAGCATGGACTACCTCAACAAAGCACTATTTTCATCACCATTAAATAGTGGTATTACGACAACACGTGACGTATTCATCGCACTGTTGCGCTCATTTCATGCTGCTCATGCTTTGATTCTCCAAGAACAGGGAATGCTCACGACTTTAACTGTTTGCGCAGTACTGCCACTGCCAAATCCACAGGGATCAAACGTCAGGCCCAAGAAATTCGTCGCCTGCACTTGCAATGTTGGCGATAGTCTCGCTTATGTTTATTCCAA GAAGACTGGAGTCCGAGAGATAACTCGAGGTTCTCACGATATTCATTGCATGAGAGATATGCGTGATGCGCTTGGAGCACTCGGTCCCGTCGATGGTTGTAATCCGGAATTGAATAATCTCACTCTTGCCATGACAGAAATCGAGCAAGGGGACATTGTGTTCCTAACTAGCGATGGAATTTCTGATAACTTTGATCCggttgttggaaaatttgctATTCTTCCAAGTGGGCCCATTTCCGCCCGCACCGCCAAGCCTGATGGCAGGCAaactaaaaattacaaaaaaccCGATCACATCAGGAGGACCAACTCAGCTGGGCATGCCGATGGGGCTGATCTACCTGTTGTTGAGGCCTATCAACGACATGAATTGACTCTACTCAGGATGGAGGATCTATTGAGAAGGGGAGTCTCTGGTGACGGCCCGGCATGTCAAAGTGCCAAAAAACTGTGCGAACTTGTGCTTGATTTCGCG GTTCGCATAACAGCTGCAAAAAGACGAATTCTCGAGGATGCAGACCTGTACTATTCTCAATCGAAAGACGGTCAACTAGTGCAGCTCTCAAAACTCGAGCAGCGTTCACGAAGGAAGAAGATGCTTGACAAAATGTCAATGGTCCCTGGGAAGTTGGATCACGCTACAGTCGTTGCTTACGTCGTAGGCTCCTACGACACCCCTGAGGGCGACCTTTAG
- the LOC135167618 gene encoding PP2C-like domain-containing protein CG9801 isoform X3 produces the protein MPSLRKKVVGFMRQLSISNLTAAVESIGQGEGSLHPSRAPPTDILGGCFITRYLNGLDQKTEGPVILHGRNPEELPSKALGKLDSDEDVFAALTGPDRGLTTVNLRQRHLSISDPDVDYIDILEQNDPQTTALVSSPEVAGVANWFSPHDMAYGIATTLYEKNPTNNITNGEPIADCFAVAARPNAAVLTLADGVNWGPKASIAARSAVHGSMDYLNKALFSSPLNSGITTTRDVFIALLRSFHAAHALILQEQGMLTTLTVCAVLPLPNPQGSNVRPKKFVACTCNVGDSLAYVYSKKTGVREITRGSHDIHCMRDMRDALGALGPVDGCNPELNNLTLAMTEIEQGDIVFLTSDGISDNFDPVVGKFAILPSGPISARTAKPDGRQTKNYKKPDHIRRTNSAGHADGADLPVVEAYQRHELTLLRMEDLLRRGVSGDGPACQSAKKLCELVLDFAVRITAAKRRILEDADLYYSQSKDGQLVQLSKLEQRSRRKKMLDKMSMVPGKLDHATVVAYVVGSYDTPEGDL, from the exons ATGCCCAGCTTGAGGAAAAAGGTTGTGGGCTTCATGCGTCAGCTCTCGATCAGCAATTTAACAGCAGCTGTTGAAAGTATTGGACAGGGGGAAGGCTCACTACATCCATCAAGAGCACCACCAACTGATATCCTTGGAGGATGCTTCATTACGAGAtatttaaatgg ACTGGATCAGAAAACCGAAGGACCTGTCATTCTCCATGGGAGAAACCCGGAAGAACTGCCCTCGAAAGCTCTGGGTAAATTGGACAGCGATGAAGACGTGTTCGCAGCTCTAACCGGCCCTGATCGTGGTCTGACAACGGTAAATCTCAGGCAGAGACACTTGAGTATCAGTGATCCAGATGTTGATTATATTGACATACTGGAGCAGAACGATCCACAGACAACTG caTTAGTTAGCAGTCCAGAAGTAGCGGGAGTAGCAAACTGGTTTTCACCTCACGACATGGCCTACGGAATAGCGACAACtctatatgaaaaaaatccgaCAAACAATATTACCAATGGTGAGCCTATTGCTGACTGTTTCGCTGTTGCTGCCAGGCCAAATGCGGCTGTATTAACACTTGCTGATGGTGTGAATTGGG GTCCTAAAGCGAGCATTGCTGCTCGTTCAGCTGTGCATGGTAGCATGGACTACCTCAACAAAGCACTATTTTCATCACCATTAAATAGTGGTATTACGACAACACGTGACGTATTCATCGCACTGTTGCGCTCATTTCATGCTGCTCATGCTTTGATTCTCCAAGAACAGGGAATGCTCACGACTTTAACTGTTTGCGCAGTACTGCCACTGCCAAATCCACAGGGATCAAACGTCAGGCCCAAGAAATTCGTCGCCTGCACTTGCAATGTTGGCGATAGTCTCGCTTATGTTTATTCCAA GAAGACTGGAGTCCGAGAGATAACTCGAGGTTCTCACGATATTCATTGCATGAGAGATATGCGTGATGCGCTTGGAGCACTCGGTCCCGTCGATGGTTGTAATCCGGAATTGAATAATCTCACTCTTGCCATGACAGAAATCGAGCAAGGGGACATTGTGTTCCTAACTAGCGATGGAATTTCTGATAACTTTGATCCggttgttggaaaatttgctATTCTTCCAAGTGGGCCCATTTCCGCCCGCACCGCCAAGCCTGATGGCAGGCAaactaaaaattacaaaaaaccCGATCACATCAGGAGGACCAACTCAGCTGGGCATGCCGATGGGGCTGATCTACCTGTTGTTGAGGCCTATCAACGACATGAATTGACTCTACTCAGGATGGAGGATCTATTGAGAAGGGGAGTCTCTGGTGACGGCCCGGCATGTCAAAGTGCCAAAAAACTGTGCGAACTTGTGCTTGATTTCGCG GTTCGCATAACAGCTGCAAAAAGACGAATTCTCGAGGATGCAGACCTGTACTATTCTCAATCGAAAGACGGTCAACTAGTGCAGCTCTCAAAACTCGAGCAGCGTTCACGAAGGAAGAAGATGCTTGACAAAATGTCAATGGTCCCTGGGAAGTTGGATCACGCTACAGTCGTTGCTTACGTCGTAGGCTCCTACGACACCCCTGAGGGCGACCTTTAG
- the LOC135167624 gene encoding uncharacterized protein LOC135167624 isoform X2: protein MKKKFAPGLTFIEVSTARVIHLSGMANSSRRLVSMRYPRFLGFTAFVAIIALGAATETPCQDEGDCPPHQFCYDVSNICVYYTNCSQYNREEGVEKAQNPSQCGKCLEGYVSNTVASGEEEPVCKSKVQLPVDPPMIDYYPQWSIYTGIVMLCATFIGFPIYCLKRRATGGYKKWFKTVGAWRFTPSAPPQENAYHLQQRFYSDEDPPIYSTVIGSNNNNNNVKDRLVNAMPTTPPSWVRVDPRYDEEDGNVITSGSSSIPTAIEVEDEETTPSSWTPESLAVQVPSRPFLQFAPEQRDNVLNTVLVRGDCGSNSRPQDATPEPSSEPRDRGRGGNTYQGPNVQINQTITLNMVKSDN from the exons atgaaaaaaaaattcgcgcCTGGTCTGACATTCATAGAAGTTTCTACTGCAAGGGTGATCCATTTGTCAGGGATGGCGAATAGTTCGAGGAGACTTGTATCG ATGAGGTATCCAAGATTTCTTGGATTTACTGCGTTTGTGGCGATAATCGCTCTg GGAGCTGCGACGGAGACTCCGTGCCAAGACGAGGGGGACTGTCCCCCACATCAGTTCTGTTACGATGTTTCAAACATATGTGTGTACTACACAAACTGTAGTCAGTACAACCGTGAGGAGGGTGTCGAGAAGGCGCAGAATCCCTCACAGTGTGGAAAATGTCTGGAagg ATATGTCAGTAATACTGTGGCGAGTGGAGAAGAGGAACCTGTATGCAAAAGCAAGGTTCAACTCCCAGTGGATCCTCCAA TGATTGATTATTATCCTCAATGGAGCATTTATACAGGAATTGTAATGTTATGTGCAACATTCATAGGATTTCCCATCTATTGTTTGAAAAGAC gtgcgaccggTGGATACAAGAAGTGGTTTAAGACAGTTGGAGCCTGGAGATTCACGCCGAGTGCGCCTCCCCAAGAGAATG CGTATCACCTGCAACAACGCTTCTACAGTGATGAGGACCCTCCGATCTATTCTACCGTAATTGGCAGTAATAATAACAACAACAATGTGAAGGACCGACTGGTGAACGCGATGCCAACGACGCCTCCTTCCTGGGTGCGCGTGGACCCACGTTATGACGAGGAAGACGGTAATGTGATTACATCAGGGTCCTCATCAATACCCACCGCGATTGAAGTTGAAGATGAGGAAACAACCCCCAGTTCTTGGACCCCCGA aagCTTAGCAGTACAAGTGCCATCAAGACCATTTCTTCAGTTCGCTCCAGAGCAGAGAGACAATGTTCTAAATACTGTACTGGTTCGAGGTGATTGTGGCTCAAATTCACGTCCTCAAGATGCAACGCCTGAACCCTCCTCAGAACCTCGAGACAGAGGACGAGGAGGCAATACTTATCAGGGGCCCAACGTTCAAATCAACCAGACAATCACCCTCAACATGGTCAAAAGTGATAATTAG
- the LOC135167623 gene encoding 2-(3-amino-3-carboxypropyl)histidine synthase subunit 2, with amino-acid sequence MTPSGSSGCSQFSNDDISGSSFASEEILDIQGKYQLDKCVEWITARGIDKVCLQFPDALLQDSARIALCFEDFLNKKVYILGDTTCGSCCIDEVAANHVNADGIVHFGHACLNPTTRLPVFHILPKRDVNISVLISEFENIFPDADEKILLFYDVSHSHQIQAIWEKLTKKFKKIVLTTLNCTSNIEFVDTKNTTSPVICGRCWSVENGYKTEEYTAVFIGENNRTLASLAMSIPTKTWYYMSGSEVTKFDAVSSPWVKRRRYLVEQLKDAKTVGIVVATLGIKNYLEALSSIKQILKKKKKKSYIFSIGKINPAKLANFPEIDAFIIIACPESDIFDSKDYFKPLLTPFEVDLAFNTSRAFSIHYCLDFRQILPGGSNFVEFNASDGPDLSLISNGIRTNETEVSTERMSALACKDNGTMAIGKAGANFLVNRSWQGLEQRIGEDDVKVAEKGRCGLPVNYENEPIHKT; translated from the exons ATGACACCCTCGGGATCAAGCGGTTGCAGTCAATTCAGCAATGATGACATCTCTGGAAGTTCTTTTGCAAGTGAAGAGATACTGGATATTCAAGGAAAATATCAGCTTGACAAATGTGTCGAGTGGATAACAGCACGTGGAATTGACAAG GTCTGTCTGCAGTTCCCAGATGCGCTCCTCCAGGACTCTGCGAGAATAGCCCTTTGTTTTGAAGATTTCCTGAATAAAAAAGTTTACATTCTCGGTGATACGACATGCGGCAGTTGTTGCATAGACGAAGTAGCTGCCAATCACGTAAACGCCGATGGAATCGTTCACTTCGGTCACGCCTGCTTAAATCCAACGACAAGATTACCAGTCTTCCACATTCTACCCAAAAGAGACGTCAACATTTCGGTTTTAATCTCAGAGTTTGAGAACATTTTTCCCGATGCCGACGAGAAAATTCTCCTCTTTTACGATGTCTCACATTCCCACCAGATCCAAGCaatttgggaaaaattgacaaagaagtttaaaaaaatcgttcttACCACTCTAAACTGCACCTCAAATATCGAATTCGTGGATACAAAAAATACAACGAGTCCAGTAATATGTGGACGCTGTTGGAGTGTTGAGAATGGTTACAAGACCGAAGAGTATACAGCGGTTTTCATTGGCGAAAACAATAGGACTCTGGCATCCCTGGCCATGAGCATTCCCACTAAGACATGGTACTACATGTCAGGCTCTGAAGTAACGAAATTTGACGCTGTTTCCAGTCCTTGGGTTAAACGCAGGCGATATTTAGTAGAACAATTGAAGGACGCCAAGACTGTGGGCATAGTTGTTGCTACTCTaggcataaaaaattatctcgagGCTCTTTcttcaataaaacaaatactgaagaagaagaaaaaaaaatcatacataTTCAGTATTGGAAAGATTAATCCAGCAAAGTTGGCTAATTTTCCTGAG ATCGATGCCTTCATCATCATAGCTTGTCCCGAAAGCGATATATTCGATTCAAAAGATTATTTCAAACCGCTGCTAACACCTTTTGAAGTAGATCTGGCCTTCAACACCTCCAGAGCCTTCTCTATCCACTACTGCCTTGATTTTCGACAGATTCTTCCTGGAGGATCAAACTTCGTGGAGTTCAATGCTTCAGATGGCCCAGACCTCTCTCTAATTTCCAATGGAATACGAACAAATGAAACTGAAGTTTCCACCGAAAGGATGTCTGCGTTAGCATGTAAGGACAATGGAACTATGGCTATTGGCAAAGCTGGAGCTAATTTCTTGGTGAATCGGTCTTGGCAAGGACTTGAACAGAGAATAGGGGAGGATGATGTCAAAGTCGCTGAGAAGGGTCGGTGTGGACTCCCCGTTAATTACGAGAACGAACCTATTCACAAaacttaa